The Flexivirga oryzae genome has a segment encoding these proteins:
- a CDS encoding MFS transporter — protein sequence MTSIVDVVSEEKSAPKRTNLTVALIVIAMAQLMIVLDGTIVNIATPHILTALNFSQSSVQWVVTAYALSFGSLLLLGGRLGDLLGRRRMFVLGVTIFALASLLGGIAPTGGLLLTARALQGAGAALASPAALALINTTFPAGKERNRAMAVYAAMSGAGAAVGLILGGLLTEADWRWTFFINVPLGLAVAALAPRVLIESEGGDGTLDVWGAVTGTVGLFGIVYGLSHAGQQGASWGDTETLLPLLGGLVVVALFVVVESRVKHPLLPLRILGDRTRAVSLTAMLVVGAAMFAMFFFLGLFVQQVLGYSPVKTGFAFLPFSVGIVAAAGIASNLAGRVDPRWLAGFGGLLMTASLWGFTQLSLDSGYASHLMPWVVVMGFGMGFVFIPLTLTATAGVHKDDSGAAASALNTAQQIGGAVGIAALTTVFTHYATQKGTELAAAGQAAMAKATASGNPPSKGQIAEATHHAALQAQTFGSTQAFWFAAGMILVATLLVIGLLGIKHTELANEEAAVAVG from the coding sequence ATGACCTCAATCGTCGACGTGGTGTCCGAGGAGAAGTCCGCCCCGAAGCGGACCAATCTGACCGTGGCGCTCATCGTGATCGCCATGGCGCAGTTGATGATCGTGCTCGACGGCACGATCGTGAACATCGCGACACCACACATCCTCACCGCATTGAATTTCAGCCAGTCCAGCGTCCAGTGGGTCGTCACGGCATACGCGCTCTCCTTCGGCAGCCTGTTGCTGCTCGGCGGGCGTCTCGGTGACCTCCTCGGCCGCCGCCGCATGTTCGTGCTGGGCGTCACGATCTTCGCGCTGGCATCGCTGCTCGGCGGCATCGCGCCGACCGGCGGGCTGCTGCTCACCGCCCGGGCCCTGCAGGGTGCCGGCGCCGCGCTCGCCTCACCGGCGGCCCTCGCGCTGATCAACACCACCTTCCCCGCCGGGAAGGAGCGCAACCGCGCCATGGCGGTGTACGCCGCCATGTCCGGTGCCGGTGCGGCCGTCGGCCTGATCCTCGGCGGCCTGCTCACCGAAGCGGACTGGCGCTGGACGTTCTTCATCAACGTGCCGCTCGGCCTGGCGGTCGCAGCGCTGGCGCCCCGCGTCCTGATCGAGTCCGAGGGCGGTGACGGCACCCTGGATGTCTGGGGTGCGGTGACCGGCACGGTCGGCCTGTTCGGCATCGTCTACGGGCTGTCCCACGCGGGCCAGCAGGGCGCATCCTGGGGTGACACCGAGACCCTCCTCCCGCTGCTCGGCGGGCTGGTCGTCGTCGCGCTCTTCGTGGTCGTCGAGAGCCGGGTGAAGCACCCGTTGCTCCCGCTGCGCATCCTCGGCGACCGGACCCGTGCGGTGTCGCTCACCGCGATGCTCGTGGTCGGCGCCGCCATGTTCGCGATGTTCTTCTTCCTGGGTCTGTTCGTCCAGCAGGTGCTGGGCTACTCGCCGGTGAAGACCGGATTCGCGTTCCTGCCGTTCAGCGTCGGGATCGTCGCGGCGGCCGGTATCGCCTCCAACCTGGCGGGCCGGGTCGACCCCCGGTGGCTCGCCGGCTTCGGCGGCCTTCTCATGACGGCCAGCCTGTGGGGCTTCACCCAGCTGTCGCTCGACAGCGGCTACGCCTCGCACCTGATGCCGTGGGTGGTCGTCATGGGCTTCGGGATGGGCTTCGTCTTCATCCCGCTGACCCTGACCGCGACCGCGGGCGTCCACAAGGACGACTCGGGCGCAGCCGCCTCAGCGCTCAACACCGCACAGCAGATCGGAGGAGCTGTCGGGATCGCCGCGCTGACCACGGTGTTCACGCACTACGCCACCCAGAAGGGCACCGAGCTCGCCGCCGCCGGCCAGGCCGCGATGGCCAAGGCGACGGCATCGGGCAACCCGCCGAGCAAGGGCCAGATCGCCGAGGCGACGCACCACGCGGCGCTGCAGGCACAGACCTTCGGGTCGACCCAGGCGTTCTGGTTCGCGGCAGGGATGATCCTCGTCGCCACCCTCCTGGTGATCGGCCTGCTCGGCATCAAGCACACCGAGCTCGCCAACGAGGAAGCGGCGGTCGCCGTCGGCTGA
- a CDS encoding TetR/AcrR family transcriptional regulator: MNASASTEAVSKPRVEGDREAEILNGVIDTLIEVGYDRMTFDAVAAKVRASKATLYRKWPTKADLVVSALEHLKAQGAPGGHEFPDTGSLAGDLTIHYCDDPDYNDRSMLVFGSVVSAIHRDPELTAIFAERFVKPRMEELRKVVLRAQQRGEVGPDADVDQLAAIVPSAITYRVLTTGACPDEPFITRVIDQVMLPACRASVSGSGQR; this comes from the coding sequence ATGAACGCCTCAGCGTCCACCGAGGCCGTCAGCAAGCCACGTGTCGAAGGTGACCGCGAGGCAGAGATCCTGAACGGCGTGATCGACACGCTCATCGAGGTCGGCTACGACCGGATGACGTTCGACGCAGTGGCGGCGAAGGTGCGCGCCAGCAAGGCGACCCTCTACCGGAAGTGGCCGACCAAGGCCGACCTGGTGGTGAGTGCTCTGGAGCACCTGAAGGCGCAGGGCGCGCCCGGGGGGCACGAGTTCCCGGACACCGGCAGCCTGGCCGGCGACCTGACCATCCACTACTGCGACGACCCCGACTACAACGACCGCTCGATGCTCGTCTTCGGCTCGGTCGTGTCCGCCATCCACCGCGACCCGGAGCTCACCGCGATCTTCGCCGAGCGCTTCGTCAAGCCACGGATGGAGGAGCTGCGGAAAGTCGTGCTGCGCGCCCAGCAGCGGGGGGAGGTCGGCCCCGACGCGGACGTCGACCAACTCGCGGCGATCGTGCCGTCCGCCATCACCTACCGGGTGCTGACGACCGGCGCGTGCCCGGACGAACCGTTCATCACCAGGGTCATCGACCAGGTCATGCTGCCCGCCTGTCGGGCCAGCGTCTCCGGCAGCGGACAGAGGTAG
- a CDS encoding FAD-binding oxidoreductase gives MARAHGEIVGWDRHRAAVDDLQRQLAAMPPGAPVRLAKRTSNLFRPREANPVPGLDVSRLHGVIEVDPRAGTADVQGMTTYEDLVDATLRYGLMPYVVPQLRTITLGGAVTGLGIESSSFRNGLPHESLIEMDVLTGAGEIVTARDDNEHAELFRTFPNSYGSLGYSVRLKIKLERVAPYVHLRHVRFGTLRELIDTLRQVLQERSHAGEDVDFVDGVVFSRDESYLVLGSWSSTAPYTSDYTGQEIYYRSIRQRTEDYLTTLDYIWRWDTDWFWCNRAFGLQRPAIRRLVPRRYLRSDVYGKVIRWENKHGYFAALDAKRGKLPRERVVQDVEISVDRTEEFLDWFLDNVPIEPIWLCPLAVRDHDHGDQPWPLYPLKRGENYVNVGFWSTVEIIPGRQDGDVNKDIERVVHELDGHKSLYSDAYYDEETFWSLYGGETLAKVKQKYDPDGRLPDLYTKAVKRR, from the coding sequence GTGGCGCGGGCACACGGTGAGATCGTGGGCTGGGACCGGCATCGGGCAGCGGTCGACGATCTACAGCGCCAATTGGCGGCCATGCCGCCCGGTGCACCGGTTCGGCTGGCGAAGCGCACGTCCAACCTCTTCCGGCCGCGGGAGGCCAACCCTGTTCCCGGGCTCGACGTCTCCCGGCTCCACGGTGTGATCGAGGTCGATCCGCGCGCCGGAACCGCCGATGTGCAGGGTATGACGACCTACGAGGACCTGGTCGACGCGACGTTGCGCTACGGGCTGATGCCGTATGTCGTGCCGCAGTTGCGCACCATCACGCTCGGCGGCGCGGTGACCGGTCTCGGGATCGAGTCGTCGTCGTTCCGCAACGGTCTCCCGCACGAGTCGCTCATCGAGATGGACGTGCTGACCGGCGCCGGCGAGATCGTCACCGCGCGCGACGACAACGAGCACGCAGAGCTGTTCCGTACCTTCCCCAATTCCTATGGTTCACTGGGCTATTCGGTACGGCTGAAGATCAAGTTGGAACGCGTCGCGCCATACGTCCACCTCCGGCACGTTCGCTTCGGGACGCTGCGTGAGCTGATCGACACGCTGCGCCAGGTGCTCCAGGAGCGTTCCCATGCCGGCGAGGACGTCGACTTCGTCGACGGTGTCGTCTTCTCCCGCGACGAGAGCTACCTCGTGCTCGGCAGCTGGTCGAGCACCGCGCCGTACACCTCCGACTACACCGGGCAGGAGATCTACTACCGCTCCATCCGGCAGCGCACCGAGGACTACCTGACGACGCTGGACTACATCTGGCGCTGGGACACCGACTGGTTCTGGTGCAACAGGGCGTTCGGGCTGCAGCGGCCGGCGATCCGCCGGCTGGTGCCGCGGCGCTACCTGCGCAGCGATGTCTACGGCAAGGTCATCCGCTGGGAGAACAAGCACGGCTACTTCGCCGCGCTGGACGCCAAGCGCGGCAAGCTGCCGCGTGAGCGCGTCGTGCAGGACGTGGAGATCTCCGTCGACCGCACCGAGGAGTTCCTCGACTGGTTCCTCGACAACGTGCCGATCGAGCCGATCTGGTTGTGCCCGTTGGCTGTTCGCGATCACGACCACGGCGATCAACCGTGGCCGCTCTACCCACTGAAACGCGGGGAGAACTACGTCAACGTCGGATTCTGGTCGACCGTGGAGATCATCCCGGGACGCCAGGACGGGGACGTCAACAAGGACATCGAGCGAGTGGTGCACGAGTTGGACGGGCACAAATCGCTCTACAGCGACGCCTACTACGACGAGGAGACCTTCTGGTCCCTCTACGGTGGCGAGACGCTGGCGAAGGTGAAGCAGAAGTACGACCCGGACGGGCGGTTGCCCGATCTCTACACGAAGGCGGTGAAGCGGCGATGA
- a CDS encoding SAM-dependent methyltransferase, whose amino-acid sequence MTLSIGEISDRIFGTDVPFAVKAYDGSTGGNPDAVVTIDISNERALRYLVTAPGELGLARAYIMGDLDVEGIDPGDPYDFLGLFLDGFGPKRPPTGELVDIAKSLGLKSFRVPELPAQEVVPQWRRTVEGLRGLRHSRRRDAEAIHHHYDVSNDFYELVLGPSMAYTCACYPTADSTLEQAQEHKFDLVCKKLDLKPGMRLLDIGCGWGGMVKHAVENYGVTALGVTLSAEQASWAQHNLKKHGLDDRAEVRHGDYRDITETDFDAVSSIGLTEHIGVKNYPSYFKFNYDKLKVGGRMLNHSITRPDNKAPALTRGGFINRYVFPDGEITGVGTIISRMQDQGFEIRHSEDLREHYARTTRAWCKNLSAHWDECVRDAGQQVSRIWGLYLAGSSIGFERNHIQLHQVLGEKVEPNGTGSYPLRPDFGV is encoded by the coding sequence ATGACTTTGAGCATCGGCGAGATTTCCGACCGGATCTTCGGCACCGATGTGCCTTTCGCGGTCAAGGCGTATGACGGCTCGACGGGTGGCAACCCGGACGCTGTCGTCACCATCGACATCTCGAACGAGCGCGCGCTGCGGTACCTGGTGACCGCGCCCGGTGAGCTGGGGCTGGCGCGCGCCTACATCATGGGCGACCTGGACGTCGAGGGCATCGATCCCGGCGACCCCTACGACTTCCTCGGCCTCTTCCTGGACGGCTTCGGGCCGAAACGGCCTCCGACGGGCGAGCTCGTGGACATCGCGAAGTCGCTGGGGCTGAAGAGTTTCCGGGTCCCTGAACTGCCTGCGCAGGAGGTGGTGCCGCAGTGGCGGCGCACCGTCGAGGGGCTGCGCGGCCTGCGGCATTCTCGTCGCCGCGACGCCGAGGCGATCCATCACCACTACGACGTGAGCAACGACTTCTACGAGTTGGTGCTCGGACCGTCGATGGCCTACACGTGCGCCTGCTACCCGACGGCCGACTCCACGCTGGAGCAGGCGCAGGAGCACAAGTTCGACCTGGTCTGCAAGAAGCTCGACCTCAAGCCGGGCATGCGGCTGCTGGACATCGGCTGCGGCTGGGGCGGCATGGTCAAGCACGCTGTCGAGAACTACGGCGTCACTGCGCTCGGCGTCACGCTGTCCGCCGAGCAGGCCTCGTGGGCGCAGCACAACCTCAAGAAGCACGGGCTGGACGACCGCGCCGAGGTGCGCCACGGTGACTACCGCGACATCACCGAGACCGACTTCGACGCGGTCAGTTCGATCGGCCTCACCGAGCACATCGGTGTCAAGAACTACCCGAGCTACTTCAAGTTCAACTACGACAAGCTCAAGGTCGGCGGCCGGATGCTCAACCACAGCATCACCCGGCCCGACAACAAGGCTCCGGCGCTCACCCGTGGCGGCTTCATCAACCGGTACGTCTTCCCGGACGGCGAGATCACCGGCGTCGGCACGATCATCTCCCGGATGCAGGACCAGGGTTTCGAGATCCGGCACAGCGAGGACCTGCGCGAGCACTACGCCCGGACCACCCGAGCCTGGTGCAAGAACCTCTCCGCACACTGGGACGAGTGTGTGCGGGACGCGGGCCAGCAGGTGTCCCGCATCTGGGGCCTGTACCTCGCCGGGTCGTCGATCGGCTTCGAGCGCAACCACATCCAGTTGCACCAGGTGCTCGGCGAGAAGGTCGAGCCGAACGGCACGGGCTCCTACCCGCTGCGCCCAGACTTCGGCGTGTAG
- a CDS encoding TetR/AcrR family transcriptional regulator gives MSSARTYSSPLRARQAADTRQAVLAAARRLFADTGYAATTVKQIADAAGVSAPTVYNGFTSKAGIAQALIDYTNQESGAQEMARDVAAARTPQDMLRASVHLVCVLHERIGDFIRVLLEAASVDAALLPAVAAGRASHAGPQQLLARRLDEAGALRPEVSRDTAAGLLTVSTSPDTIERYVADLGWDYDRIEEQLTDAMVLALCRPDMARQPCLPPLRGRPDA, from the coding sequence ATGTCTTCGGCAAGGACCTATTCGTCACCGCTGCGCGCCCGGCAGGCCGCCGACACCCGGCAGGCGGTGCTGGCCGCCGCACGCCGGCTGTTCGCCGACACGGGGTATGCCGCGACGACCGTCAAGCAGATCGCCGATGCCGCGGGTGTCTCGGCGCCGACGGTCTACAACGGGTTCACCTCCAAGGCGGGCATCGCGCAGGCCCTCATCGACTACACCAACCAGGAGTCCGGTGCGCAGGAGATGGCCCGCGACGTGGCGGCGGCGCGCACGCCGCAGGACATGCTGCGGGCGTCGGTACACCTCGTGTGCGTGCTGCACGAGCGCATCGGCGACTTCATCCGGGTGTTGCTCGAAGCCGCCAGTGTCGATGCCGCGCTGCTGCCCGCCGTGGCAGCCGGACGTGCGAGCCATGCCGGTCCCCAGCAGTTGCTCGCGCGCCGCCTGGACGAGGCCGGCGCGCTGCGACCGGAGGTGAGCCGGGACACCGCCGCCGGGCTGCTGACCGTCAGCACCTCCCCCGACACCATCGAGCGCTACGTCGCCGACCTCGGCTGGGACTACGACCGCATCGAGGAACAGCTCACGGACGCCATGGTGCTGGCCCTGTGCCGGCCGGACATGGCCCGGCAGCCCTGTCTGCCGCCGCTGCGTGGTCGCCCGGACGCATGA
- a CDS encoding Re/Si-specific NAD(P)(+) transhydrogenase subunit alpha yields the protein MRIGIVKEAVPGETRVAATPSTVGALLQLGYEVVVEPGAGARAGFADEAYAGAGAGLGDPLDAEVVLGVNALSTDQLDRVRPGATVVGILAPRTSPELVEDLVGRPFTVLALDAAPRISRAQSLDVLSSMANIAGYRAVVEAAHAFGRFFTGQVTAAGKVPPARVLVCGAGVAGLAAIGTAGSLGAVVRATDPRPEVADQVASLGGEYLSIQDEDAQVSATGYAKEMGEDYKAREAALYAAQCAEVDIIITTALIPGRPAPRLITAEMVASMRAGSVIVDMAAGSGGNVEGSVAGEVVTTDGGVVIIGYTDLAGRLPAQASQLYGTNLVNLLKLLTPGKDGQLVLDEDDVVQRSILVTRDGQVRWPPPPVQVSAAPTPAAAAAAPVVKAEKVPVTPGRRLGLVLGAAVVLFVLLAISPAALTTHLTVFLLAIVIGYYVIRNVHHALHTPLMSVTNAISGIIVVGALLQIGQHNGGVTVVAFVAILVASINVFGGFAVTRRMLSMFARS from the coding sequence ATGCGGATTGGGATTGTCAAGGAAGCTGTGCCGGGGGAGACCCGGGTTGCGGCGACGCCGAGCACTGTGGGCGCGTTGTTGCAGTTGGGGTATGAGGTGGTGGTGGAGCCGGGCGCGGGTGCGCGTGCTGGTTTCGCCGATGAGGCGTATGCCGGGGCGGGTGCCGGACTGGGGGATCCGTTGGATGCCGAGGTCGTGCTGGGTGTGAATGCGTTGTCCACGGACCAGTTGGACCGGGTGAGGCCGGGCGCGACGGTGGTGGGGATCCTGGCGCCGCGGACCAGCCCGGAGTTGGTGGAGGATCTGGTGGGGCGGCCGTTCACCGTGTTGGCGTTGGATGCGGCGCCGCGGATCAGCCGGGCGCAGTCGTTGGACGTGTTGTCGTCGATGGCGAACATTGCCGGGTATCGGGCGGTGGTGGAGGCGGCGCATGCGTTCGGGCGGTTTTTCACCGGGCAGGTGACGGCGGCGGGGAAGGTGCCACCGGCGAGGGTGTTGGTGTGTGGTGCGGGGGTCGCGGGGTTGGCGGCGATCGGCACGGCGGGGTCGTTGGGTGCGGTGGTGCGGGCCACGGACCCGCGCCCGGAGGTGGCCGATCAGGTCGCGTCGCTGGGTGGGGAGTACTTGTCGATCCAGGACGAGGACGCGCAGGTGTCGGCGACGGGGTACGCCAAGGAGATGGGCGAGGACTACAAGGCCCGGGAGGCGGCGTTGTATGCCGCCCAGTGCGCGGAGGTGGACATCATCATCACCACGGCGTTGATCCCGGGGCGCCCGGCGCCGCGGTTGATCACCGCGGAGATGGTGGCGTCGATGCGTGCGGGCAGTGTGATCGTGGATATGGCGGCCGGGTCCGGTGGGAACGTGGAGGGCTCGGTGGCCGGTGAGGTGGTGACCACCGATGGTGGGGTGGTGATCATCGGGTACACGGATTTGGCGGGCCGGTTGCCGGCGCAGGCGTCGCAGTTGTACGGCACGAACCTGGTCAATCTGCTCAAGCTGCTGACGCCGGGTAAGGACGGGCAGCTGGTTTTGGATGAGGACGATGTGGTGCAGCGGTCCATCCTGGTGACCCGGGACGGGCAGGTGCGGTGGCCGCCACCACCGGTGCAGGTATCGGCCGCACCCACCCCCGCGGCCGCAGCGGCGGCACCGGTGGTGAAGGCGGAGAAGGTCCCGGTGACACCGGGTCGCCGGTTGGGGTTGGTGTTGGGTGCGGCGGTGGTGTTGTTCGTGTTGTTGGCGATCTCGCCGGCGGCGTTGACGACGCATTTGACGGTGTTCTTGTTGGCGATCGTGATCGGGTATTACGTGATCCGGAATGTGCATCACGCGTTGCACACCCCGTTGATGTCGGTGACGAACGCGATCTCGGGGATCATCGTGGTGGGTGCGTTGTTGCAGATCGGGCAGCACAACGGCGGGGTCACGGTGGTGGCGTTCGTGGCGATCCTGGTCGCGTCCATCAATGTGTTCGGTGGTTTCGCGGTGACCCGCCGCATGCTGTCGATGTTCGCACGGTCATAG
- the pntB gene encoding Re/Si-specific NAD(P)(+) transhydrogenase subunit beta — MITVASAASAAYIVGALLFILALDGLSHHETSKVGNSFGIAGMVLALAATIALAADRHIQGSGVALLVVAMVIGAAIGLWRARVVEMTGMPELIAMLHSFVGLAAVLVGWNGYLQVERDPRGVEAVHLDGLSTLGIHHAEVFIGVFVGAVTFTGSIIAFLKLSARMKSTPLMLPGKNYLNLGALVVFVALTVWFCVDPQLWLLAVVTILALALGLHLVASIGGGDMPVVVSMLNSYSGWAAAASGFLLENDLLIVTGALVGSSGAFLSYIMCQAMNRSFLSVIAGGFGIEAGPAADQDLGSHRETTVDEVAELLSAASSVVIAPGYGMAVAQAQYGVADLTRALRDKGKDVRFAIHPVAGRLPGHMNVLLAEAKVPYDIVLEMDEINDDFSGTDVVLVIGANDTVNPAAAEDPGSPIAGMPVLRVWEAADVIVLKRSMASGYAGVPNPLFYRDNTGMLFGDAKDQVTAVTNGIR; from the coding sequence ATGATCACTGTTGCTTCTGCGGCGTCCGCGGCGTACATCGTGGGCGCGTTGTTGTTCATCCTGGCCCTGGACGGCCTGTCGCACCATGAGACGTCGAAGGTGGGTAACTCCTTCGGTATTGCGGGGATGGTGTTGGCGTTGGCGGCGACCATCGCGTTGGCGGCCGACCGGCACATCCAGGGCAGTGGGGTGGCGTTGTTGGTGGTGGCGATGGTCATCGGTGCCGCGATCGGGTTGTGGCGGGCCCGGGTGGTGGAGATGACCGGGATGCCGGAGTTGATCGCGATGCTGCACTCGTTCGTGGGGTTGGCGGCGGTGCTGGTCGGCTGGAACGGGTACCTGCAGGTCGAACGCGACCCCCGCGGTGTCGAGGCGGTCCACCTGGACGGGTTGAGCACGTTGGGGATCCATCATGCCGAGGTGTTCATCGGGGTGTTCGTGGGTGCGGTGACCTTCACCGGGTCGATCATCGCGTTCTTGAAGTTGTCGGCGCGGATGAAGTCCACGCCGTTGATGTTGCCGGGTAAGAACTACTTGAACCTGGGCGCGCTGGTGGTGTTCGTGGCGTTGACGGTGTGGTTCTGTGTCGACCCGCAACTGTGGCTGCTGGCCGTGGTCACGATCCTGGCCCTGGCACTCGGGTTGCATTTGGTGGCCTCGATCGGTGGCGGGGACATGCCGGTGGTGGTGTCGATGTTGAACAGTTATTCGGGGTGGGCGGCGGCCGCGTCCGGGTTCTTGCTGGAGAACGATTTGTTGATCGTGACCGGTGCCCTGGTGGGGTCTTCGGGTGCGTTCTTGTCCTACATCATGTGTCAGGCGATGAACCGGTCGTTCCTGTCGGTGATCGCGGGCGGGTTCGGTATCGAGGCCGGCCCGGCGGCCGATCAGGATTTGGGGTCGCACCGGGAGACCACGGTGGACGAGGTCGCCGAGTTGCTGTCGGCGGCCAGCAGTGTGGTGATTGCGCCGGGGTATGGGATGGCGGTCGCGCAGGCCCAGTACGGGGTGGCGGACCTGACCAGGGCGTTGCGGGACAAGGGTAAGGACGTGCGGTTCGCGATCCACCCGGTCGCCGGGCGCCTGCCGGGGCACATGAACGTGTTGTTGGCGGAGGCGAAGGTGCCCTACGACATCGTGTTGGAGATGGATGAGATCAATGATGATTTCTCCGGCACGGATGTGGTGTTGGTGATCGGTGCGAACGACACGGTCAACCCGGCCGCCGCGGAGGACCCGGGGTCCCCGATCGCGGGCATGCCCGTCCTACGCGTGTGGGAAGCAGCCGACGTGATCGTCCTGAAACGCTCCATGGCCTCCGGGTACGCCGGCGTCCCCAACCCCCTGTTCTACCGCGACAACACCGGCATGCTCTTCGGCGACGCCAAAGACCAAGTCACGGCCGTCACCAACGGCATTCGGTAA
- a CDS encoding NAD-dependent malic enzyme: MTALPSVSNSITVRVDLPGRTTAVSELSGAVERNGGLVTALDINHSDNNRMTIDVTAAARDADHAAELVTAMRAVDGVEIRKVSDRTFLAHLGGKLKIESKVPIRNRDDLSMVYTPGVARVCLDIAENPDDARRLTIKRNTVAVVTDGTAVLGLGDIGPLAALPVMEGKAALFKRFADIDAFPLCLDTKDTEEIIRTVKAVAPEFAGINLEDISAPRCFEIERRLRDELDIPVFHDDQHGTAIVVLAALRNALRVVGKEPAEVRIVQSGAGAAGTAIALLLMAAGATNIVLADINGIVEPNRPDIKAAPDSDLAKLAAATNPERLTGTLKDAVRGADVFIGVSAPNLLTGDDIAGMADDAIVFALANPDPEVDPTAAAQHATVVATGRSDFANQINNVLVFPGVFRGLLDAAATRVTFDVMLAAAYALADVVKPEELNPAYIVPSVFQPDVSKVVAHAVAEAVRADEADQKA; encoded by the coding sequence ATGACTGCGCTGCCTTCCGTGTCCAATTCGATCACCGTCCGAGTCGACCTGCCGGGGCGGACCACCGCCGTCAGTGAGCTGAGTGGCGCGGTCGAGCGCAACGGCGGCCTCGTCACGGCCCTTGACATCAACCACTCCGACAACAACCGGATGACGATCGACGTCACCGCGGCGGCCCGCGACGCCGACCACGCCGCGGAGCTGGTCACCGCCATGCGCGCGGTCGACGGTGTCGAGATCCGCAAGGTCAGCGATCGCACCTTCCTCGCGCACCTGGGCGGCAAGCTGAAGATCGAGTCGAAGGTGCCGATCCGCAACCGTGACGACCTGTCGATGGTCTACACGCCGGGCGTCGCACGGGTCTGCCTCGACATCGCCGAGAACCCTGATGACGCAAGGCGTTTGACGATCAAGCGCAACACCGTCGCCGTCGTCACCGACGGCACTGCCGTGCTCGGCCTCGGCGACATCGGCCCGCTGGCCGCGCTGCCGGTGATGGAGGGCAAGGCGGCTCTGTTCAAGCGGTTCGCCGACATCGACGCCTTCCCGCTGTGCCTGGACACCAAGGACACCGAGGAGATCATCCGCACGGTCAAGGCCGTGGCCCCGGAGTTCGCCGGCATCAACCTGGAGGACATCTCGGCGCCGCGCTGCTTCGAGATCGAGCGGCGGTTGCGGGACGAACTCGACATCCCGGTCTTCCACGACGACCAGCACGGCACCGCCATCGTGGTGCTCGCAGCGCTGCGCAACGCGCTGCGGGTCGTCGGCAAGGAACCGGCCGAGGTGCGCATCGTGCAGTCCGGAGCCGGCGCGGCCGGCACCGCGATCGCGTTGCTGCTGATGGCTGCCGGCGCGACGAACATCGTGCTGGCCGACATCAACGGCATCGTCGAGCCGAACCGCCCGGACATCAAGGCGGCGCCCGACAGCGACCTGGCCAAGCTGGCGGCGGCGACCAACCCCGAGCGCCTGACGGGCACGCTCAAGGACGCGGTGCGTGGGGCCGACGTCTTCATCGGGGTCTCCGCGCCCAACCTGCTGACGGGTGACGACATCGCCGGTATGGCGGACGACGCGATCGTCTTCGCGCTGGCCAACCCGGACCCGGAGGTGGACCCGACGGCGGCAGCGCAGCACGCCACCGTGGTCGCCACCGGGCGTAGCGATTTCGCCAACCAGATCAACAACGTGCTGGTCTTCCCGGGCGTCTTCCGCGGTCTGCTCGACGCCGCCGCGACGCGGGTGACCTTCGACGTGATGCTGGCCGCGGCATACGCGCTGGCAGACGTGGTGAAGCCGGAGGAGCTGAACCCGGCATACATCGTGCCGAGTGTGTTCCAGCCCGACGTCTCCAAGGTGGTCGCCCACGCGGTCGCCGAGGCGGTGCGCGCCGACGAGGCGGACCAGAAGGCCTAG
- a CDS encoding TetR/AcrR family transcriptional regulator, which yields MADTRTKLLDATIDVLRTDGITGVSARVVAGRAEVNQALVFYHFGTLAGLLDAAARHAVDASADHYRAAFSEVESLAALLGVGRELHEAEQASGNVALMAQLMAGGQHDPALVAAARYGMDRWIGEIETVVERVLRTSVLAGFADARGLARTVCASFIGLELYDGIDPAGGATALETLSQLAVLADAIDSLGPVARRAVAARLKAAGRRP from the coding sequence ATGGCGGACACCAGGACCAAGCTGCTCGACGCAACGATCGACGTGTTGCGCACCGACGGCATCACCGGCGTCTCGGCGCGGGTCGTGGCCGGCCGTGCCGAGGTCAACCAGGCGCTGGTCTTCTACCACTTCGGCACGCTCGCGGGCCTCCTCGACGCGGCGGCGCGGCATGCCGTGGACGCCAGTGCCGACCACTACCGCGCGGCCTTCTCCGAGGTCGAGTCGCTGGCCGCGCTGCTGGGCGTCGGGCGGGAGTTGCACGAGGCGGAGCAGGCATCCGGGAACGTCGCCCTCATGGCGCAACTGATGGCGGGCGGCCAGCACGATCCGGCGCTCGTGGCCGCTGCGCGTTACGGCATGGACCGCTGGATCGGCGAGATCGAGACGGTCGTCGAGCGCGTGCTGCGGACCAGTGTGCTCGCCGGTTTCGCCGACGCACGCGGCCTGGCCCGCACGGTCTGCGCGAGCTTCATCGGCCTCGAGCTGTATGACGGGATCGACCCGGCCGGCGGGGCGACGGCCCTCGAGACGCTGTCGCAGCTCGCCGTGCTCGCCGACGCGATCGACTCACTCGGCCCGGTCGCCCGGCGGGCCGTCGCGGCCCGGCTGAAGGCCGCCGGTCGCCGACCCTAG